The following DNA comes from Ricinus communis isolate WT05 ecotype wild-type chromosome 10, ASM1957865v1, whole genome shotgun sequence.
tttgGTGATGTGgaaaatggattaaaataAGCACAAATCCATGAAAAGGAAACAAGTGAGTAAAATTCTCTATAAAaggaaattataaaattcgtTATCTTTCCATTAATGTCCTAAACATATCTAATTATCCAATGATTAGATTGcaataatcaaaatcaaaattcatGATTTAcgatattctttttttaagaaaatatatagttttgggcttttggttatttattttctatatttatatttatgtggTTTAGAACACATTGCACGCGTTTATCCAAAAATTGGATTATGGGGGTTTTCACATTAAAAGAATAGGATAAAAGTGGTGGTGACGTGTCAATAGATTTGTATCCACTACTTTATGCTTTGGAACCTGGCTAGTCTTTCACCAGCCACGTGGCATGAGTGATGAGCTGGACTGCACTTTTAAGTGCtttttaactataaatatacgagtgatatatatatttaattttcttaaaggTTTTAGAGAGGACAAAAGATTGCATAGGCAAACAAAGCTTGGCCAAGTACACAAAATTAGCACATAGATTGGTAGAGATGTTCAACGACAGACGAATGAGAGAATGCCATTTTTCAATACAtaccaaatttataaaaaataagtgaTTGTTCAAAAATTCATTAGCAAATGATGCTTTGTTCTAATGGTCAAATTAATCGtattaatttacttatttatccAATTTGACGagtatttttcatttatattacttttaatttttattaaattaataatgtcAGTCTCCAATATGAAACTCGGGtaatttttggttgttttGTTAGAAAACATATTCTAGGCCCAGTGCTATAAACACTTTATAATCATAAGCattatgattatgattatACCAATTGCAATTTATGGATCACCAAACTTCATGGGCCGAAAAGCCCATTTAGCCCAATCTATATAATCGTTAAAAGATCTGAAACTTTCTTCTCATCCATTATCTTTCTTTGCCCCCTTCATCCATCTTCAAGATTCTCGCTCGCTGTTGCATTCTCTTTGCAATTCCACAGATGGCCACAATTCTTGACTCATTTCTGCCTCCGGTTCATCTCACATCTCCAACTCGTCCTGCATTTCTCTCGAGTTGGTTCAGTTGCTCATTGCCCATCTCCGCCGATTCCACTCGCTGCACTTCCATTTCTTGTAAAAACCAACCGGTAATTTATCATTTCTTGAAGCCATTTTTACCCAATTCTTGTATTTTCTTAcatgtttttgttttgtgcATATTGGGTACTTTAACTTTCTTGATATTTATGGCTGTTCTTGGGCTTGGCATTTGAAACAATATCTAATGGCTTCATATAATCAGACTAAAGCTTTTGCAGTTCCAAGAAGAAGCACAATGGCATTGATCTTTTCAAGTTGTATATTATCAGAAGTTGGTTTCCACAGTTCTGCATTGGCTCAATCATCTGTTGGGTTCAGAGAATACATAGACACCTTCGATGGATATTCCTTCAAGTATCCAAAGAATTGGATTCAGGTTAGAGGAGCAGGAGCAGACATATTCTTTAGAGATCCTTATGTTCTTGATGAGAATCTGTCAGTGGAGATGTCATCTCCCTCATCATCCAAGTACACGAGTGTTGAAGATTTGGGTCCTCCACAAGAAGCTGGCAAGAAAGTGCTTAAACAGTATTTGACAGAGTTCATGTCTACTCGACTTGGAGTTAGGCGTGAATCAGATATACTGTCTACTTCCTCTAGAGTAGCTGATGATGGGAAGCTTTATTATCAAGTTGAGGTGAGacattttaaaactaattgaTATTTTGCAATTTAGAATCTTTGGGAAAAATGATAGGATTTGGAAATGGTGTGTTGGGTTGTCTTTGTTATCAGGTGAACATAAAGTCTTATGCAAATAACAATGAGATGGCTGTTATGCCTCAAGATCGAGTAGTGCGTTTGGAATGGAATAGGCGCTATTTGTCAGTTCTTGGAGTTGAAAATAACAGACTATATGAACTGAGATTGCAGACACCTGAGAATGTATTTGTGGAAGAGGAAAATGATCTTCGCCAAGTTATGGAATCCTTCAGAGTTAACAAAGTGtaataaatgattattttgcacattttgtaatttataattatgtatttcATGATTATCTATTCTCACCCTCCTttttggtttgcaatggaatcAATATGTTTTGTTTTACAATCCTACTTTACTCAGTGTCTGATAATTTTTGTCGGGTTTTAACAAGAATGTCCTGTAATAAAGGGAAACCGTTGCCCTTCAAATTTAGTCTGCCACAAtgctagaaaagaaaaacctaaaaTGTGCATAGGTGGACAACATGAATAAAACTCCAATTATCTTTTGAAAAATGTGTACAAAGTCCATATTggaaatcaataaaatcatttcACAATGTATTTGGAGGACTCAACTggaatccatattataatacaAGAAACAGAGCACTCAATTCAAGCAGCACAAACAAAAtggaaatttaatttgatacaAAACTTGAACTATGACCTAACTTCATATAGTCCTGCTCGTGTCAAAGCTCGAAAACCTTTATAAAGACGATTAGGTACAACCTTCAGGTCCAGTTTATCTATTTGCAAGCCTGAGAGGGCAACACCTTGAATTCTAAAACTCAATTGAAATATGGGGAATACATGAAGGCGCTCTAATCCCGTCTCAAGCACTAATGTACCAGACAATGACGGAGTTTTATCTTTAGGAATTCGATCGATTGACCAAACACACATCTGCAAAATACACAGCAAAAAAGGTGGAAAAGATTAGAATTAAGCTCTAGCTGGGAAATATTTTGTTGCTTCTTCAATCAAAATGAAGATATTTCAGGACATCCTCTAAATATGGACTTTATTGGCCATGGCAGTAAATTGAGCACAAGAAAGGCACTGAATTGGCATTGTCATAATGAGATATGAAAACTGAGATTTCTGTCCTACACAGTGAAGGATAAGCCAAACTCACACTCATAGCTGCACAAAAATTTATTACGTACCTTATTAGATAGGACATTCACTACTCCATGATTTGACGTCAGATCAGCTGACAAAATGCAAGGAGGCAAATGGAACTGCACATTTATTGAGTCGATCATCTTCCCAGGGTCATTTTTTATTCCAACCATCAGATTGATGCGGCATGTCCCAGCATCAGATGTAAGTTGTGGCTTTACATATATCGGTACggtttttaactttttaaccCTGGATAGAGGTAAAATGTCATTTAAAACAAGTATATATAGCACGTAAGGGAATAAGGAGACTAGAAAGCATTAAACAGTTAAAAGCACTATCAATCTTTTCACAGACACAATTATCCCAGACATGTAATTTAACAATAGAAATACCCTTAAGCTGAACTACAAAAAATTCAACAAACCTGTAACTCATGAGCTTAAACAATCCATCAGGAGGCACAAACGACAGGATCTGATGGGACTCCCAAGGTCGAAACCGAACACAAGGATGAAATCTCACATCATCCAGTATAGATGGGTTTGTAAATGAAAGAGTCAAATCTGGAACACCTGTGATATGGGAGTTCACTTGAAGTTCACCATAGATTTCACATTTCATCAAGACTCCATCCCTGTACAAGGCATTTGAAAGagaaaatttcttttagcCCTTTCAGATACAAAATCCATGaggtaaaaaaatatgaatgatACAACAACAAATGATAATCACTGAATAAAGCAGCATTTGGTCTTCCAGCTGTGTGTTCACCACAGGAAAACTAGTAACACAACTAACTGCCCTCATATTCATGGTCCCATTCAAATCAGTAAGAAAATAAGTCCCACTAATCACAATATGAACTATTAGTGTAAATGGACAAAtccaaaaaattaataaaagtatgAAAGTGGCAACTTTGAGAATACAAATTCAGACCTGTTTATAATTGCATCCATTTCTTCAACAAGATCAACATAAACTTCATTGTTAGCATATTTTACGTCGGTTGTTCTCCATGGAACACAAGATGATGTTGCATTTGGAAGAGTATCACTCACATTTGAACTATTACCAGTCACAACACTAAGCATTTTGCTAACAATATTTGGTGGTGCTATCATCTCTCTCAAGATGTTAGGTTCTGTGGTTAGAGGGAATCCATTGTCTATCATCTCATCCAAAAGCTgcaaatttcaataaaaacaTGCTAATTATATTGAATCCAAGTATATATGCAAGGTTGGAAAGTAATTCATGCATGAAACTGGAACGACCATAGAAAGATTAAGTAGGAAAGTACCTCATACACGATGACAAAGTTATCCTTTATCAAATCTTCATTCAGCCCTTCAAGGTAATCCGAGAGGATATTAGCTACTCTGCAGAGGAACTAAAAATCAAAGATTCCAATAATGTTCAATGAATATATATAGACGGACACAGACACACAAATGAAAGCACATGAACGTAAagcttaaataataaatacctCAATGGCCATCAAAGGTGGCATTTCAACTTGGGTACAGGCTAAAAAAGTAATCCCCTCACGAACAATTTGAAACAGGTAATGAGTTGGTGAAGCAATAACCGATTGTTGCTATCAAAAGAAACAGCAAACGAACAAAATAAAACGTAAAACGAAAGAAACAACAAGAGGAAGTGAAATTGGAAAAGACCCAGAAGCTGAAATGCCAAACGGCACTAAAACTCAGTCAAGCCTTAAAAtcgttttatcaaattaaaataaaatgagaaattgaAGATAAATGTGACATAGGTACCTTAAAGGAGTCATCTTGAGAAATGGCTTGATTCCAAAACCAATCACAAATGGATCTGTCTACTCGGTGACCAGTTAGCTGCTTCTCTAGAATGACCTCCCTGTTAAAATTATGCAAACATCCAATTTCAATTCAGTTCAATTCAATCAGATCAAATCGCGATATATTTTGTtgatcaattaattaattgtatcACGAATTATCTTCTTACCCGCAATCTGAGAGGAGAAATATACATTGCAGCATCTTGCTCTCAATCTTTCTCTAACTATTGATTCAGAGATGACAAACATGCCCAGCTGTTGTGTTGGAAGCAAAGTAAAATTGCCGCTCTGCCTCTGAGGAAGGTCATACGACGGCGTTTCGAAACAGGacaatatgttaatttttttttttctttttggattgaattGCCATTacattattagatttttatttatttttttaagagtgTCACATTATCAGACGTTAAAAATAGctaaaaaattgcacaaaaattaatctttttttttaaaaaaaattatatattatttatttattttagtattggaGATGGGAGATTTATTCCATTATCCAGCTctcattaaaaagaaaattatgtgCCAGAGTTTATACAATTTCTAAAATACAATAACTGTGTTTTGCTTctgttcatttatttatactttcttctcttaataataatatgggttctttcgtccattaatattttaaaaaagttatttgaCTGAGAGGGGTAAATTACGGCATCcatcaaatttataaagagAATGAATTATACAAAGGAAAGAATTAAGAAACATAATACCTTaagatatgaaaaagaaaaagagagagagggagaggtCGTTCTTGTACTATTACTTTTGGTGATAAGAGAGTTGCACAAGAGAATTAGATGTGGAGAAGGTCATACAAAAACATCTAATCGTGTATCCTACTGGAGCAGTTTTTAAGGAACAAGCCAGCTCAACACCGCCAATTTGTATAGTGCCCCCCGCCACTTTGTCAATGTCTCTTACGCCACCTCCTCTGCACAATCTTCCATTTTATGCCCATCTTCCCTAACCGACTCAGACAACACTGAATGCTGACTGAATAGTTGATGAGAACCGGTTTGCAATAGTCTGGGATGCAAACTGCTGAAACTGCTTCTTAGCATCTACATGAAACGccaggtttttctttttaaattgtaaaaagaaaCCAACTTtaccaacaaaagaagaagaagattaaagattttgaGACAAAGAACTCCATGAGGTGGGCATAGTCATCCCTATAGGTTACTATGAATACCTCAAGCTGCAGTAGCAACATCAATCATATTTCCACACTACTAATGCAAGAGCAAGTACCAGATGTTATGGCAATGACCAATTTAAAGTGCAATAGATATGCAATCGTTTCATGGCATATACCAatagtttattcatcatctTATATTGGTTTCAGCGTAACTGTTAAATGTCTAGCTCAATTATTTGGAAAACATGCACTGGAAATCAGTCGGGAAAAAAATGCAACAgttccaaaaaagaaaagcatgtAAACAAAGCCTCTGGACTATTCCATCTATATTAAGAGAAGCCACTCTCAAAGATTAACCGATATATCATAAATAAGAGGTAGGAACCTCTGCCTTGGTTCAATTGTGCATGGTGGAACTTTGAGATGTATCACAAAACCTAAAGGGAACATAGGAACTTGGAAAGAAGCAGTCAGCTAATAATGAGAGTAATCGTTAAACAGCCAAGTTAGTTGGTCAATTTGGGAACACTGCATGGAAGGTAACCTCCAGCAAATGGCACACAGTATGCTGCTATAtggatgataataataattatgctCATATCACTCAATCGCAGACCAGACAAAGGCAGGGTTTAAAAATTTCACTAGCACATATCCAATTTGACcctatctttttattttctcatccaCTATTAAGTCAAGCCACTATTTCCTTTCTCACTGCCTCGCTAACTTCTTGCACTAATAGAAATCCCACAATCTTTTACTATTCATTTATACTATAAAAGTACTGGATATCTTTCATAAACATAATGAAGAACAGTGTTAAACGTCATTCTAAACCAATAATACCTTTTAGAAACCAAAAAACTTCTTTCTCACCTTTTTTGCATTTAGTGAAGCCAATGATGTTGGCAACGCTGAGAGTCAAGCAAACTCCAATAATGAGGCAGTAATCTGCTTGGAACCTTATTAGGGAGAAAATTCCAAGCACAATCCACGCAACGGCCTATGAGATTAAAGAGCAGCAACAtcaaataaatcaaatcttgggaaataatattatattttttatccgAATGCTAGATACTGAGAATAACCAAACAACCAAGCAGGACTGAGCAATACCAAAAACATATAACCATGGCCCATAGCTTTACATTCACTACTATGTCCCTTTGTGTTTTCAAATGCTTTAATAGGAATGCATGCAAATTGTAATTCGCTTAATACTTTCTTGAGTTCCTAAAAGAAATATACTCCAAGCCGAACTCTATACAAACACTACGTGCCAAGGGGTACGGACAGATAGTCAAAGCAAGATACTATAATGACATTCCACTTGCTTACCGTTAGGTAAAGAGTCCACCAGAATAGCCATGAATCTTTCTTGTTCAGACGGGCCATTGACTAATaacaaacagaaaaaaaaaagaatgtgaAATTTAAGCAATATGAGCCCTAGCAATTGAGCTGATACTTAGAATCAACGAATGTAAACATTGTAGCATACAAACCTCTTGGTCAAGTGATTCAAATTTCCAGACGCTCTCACCAAGATCATTAATTTCATTCCACCATCTAAGACCAACTAAAATACGACCACTTACATTTTTAACTACCCAAAAATCAAGAGCAGCAAGAAAAACAGTCACCACGAAAAGGATTAcgaaattattaataaacaaGGCTGAAAGTATGTAAAATGCCAAAGCTGCAGCCTGCAATAAACCCAAGAAACAAacacaataataaataaaattgtgatTACAAATTCTAAACTTTATACGAAAACAAAGAAGCATACCTTGAAGAGAACGTGAAAGAAACATGTTCTTGGATTGGCATAATTCTCTCCAGGAGGCtgtcaaaattataattcaaaagtcttattattatttgaattacTTGTTGATTTACCAGAGGAAAAAAGCTCAAcatcatttaataataagaagaagaagaaaaagcagATCTAATAAAAACGATACGTATACAGTTTACCGTATGCATTATAGATGTGAAGAAAAACCCTAGATTGAGAATCAATACAgtaaaacaaaaggaaagaagagaaaatccAAAACAGTAACTGAGattgaaaagagaaagatgGATTGCGAAGTCAATTCACCTGGTTAAGATCCATTTTAGCAAATTACAGAGATTTTGATGGCTCTTCTTGTCTATGTGATGCAAGGATAAAATAAGctaaatttatttgttgttgttgtaaTAAATTCCTTTGTCGAGCCAAAGGAAGAAGGAGAGCTGGAGGGTGTTTAATTTCTCTCGCAGGACTTAGGCTTATATATCTCGTACTAGATCCAGTCTTATATTGTAttggttatttttcatatttatgaaCAAGCCCCTCTTCTCTTACTAAATTACTCTCGTTTCCTCGgtttaaattatactttcttttttggcATTCTTAAATAACTATCAtgataatttcaaaaaatagcaaattatTCACACACTGCCAAAATATGTttgaaaatagaatttataaatatgataagCCATATTGCTAGAATCCCAATATAAGGGATGATAGAATGAGAGTGTGGAACAATTAAGAGGACAGTGTTGATAAGATAAAACTATTATAACAAGCAATAAGCTAGAATTTGCTTGAATGACCTAGAGATTGTTTCCTTTCAAAACGAAGCACAGAATATGAGTACACAGGAGCATAAACGAAAATGCCTAGGCCACATAGTAAGTGGGCTGGACTTGTTGATTTTGGGCCTCTCTTTCGGACAAAGTCCATATCTGAGCTCAGCAAACAAGAGGAGCTCCAATGGATCGACATATTACCAGATGTACATATTTATACCCGAGGATGAGCTTGTTTGATAGCTAACAGGCAAAGCATTggctcaaaattcttttatggaaaatgccatttttcattttcttgggAACAGAAACAAGAGGTGGAAATGTTGTTTATGAATGAGAGGCTGTGGATACGACCAAAGTGAGAGAGTAGGGTCATTGTCTTATCCTAATGGTTTAGATTTAGAGGGAgccaagaaaattaaagaagagatGGGCAGTAGAACCACActctttcaaatttttgttttaaccAACAAACCACCCACTGTCCACAACACAGAACCATAATCATGGCAAGGTTGATAACAATTCAGCAGCAAACTCAaccttctttctctctccttacttcttctctctcttctgACTTCAATGGCACAAGACTCCACACTCAAATTCAGGTCTTTCTTTATAACTCCATTCTCATTCTTTCTTGAAAACTAACTCAAAGTAAAAGAAAGAGCCATTTTTCTGTCTGATATTGAGCATAAGTGTTCATTATCTTATATGTTTACATGTTCATGCAGTGTAAAAGAAGGGTATGGCAGGCAAAAGGAGCACTACAGGTAACAGCTTCAAGTTCCAAGAATATTCTCATCATGGGAGGGACTAGATTCATTGGTGTGTTTTTATCTAGACTTCTTGTCAAAGAGGGTCATCAGGTATCATTCATCTGTATTTTCTTGTACATTCTTGTTTCTTgcaatttttaattcttgaatATGGTTGAAGTTACATCAGTGATATACAAGTCTGCTATCCTGTTGTAAACTTTACAGGTTACCTTGTTCACTAGAGGTAAAGCACCAATTACCCAAAAATTGCCAGGTGAATCAGACCAGGATTATGCCGATTTTTCATCCAAGGTGTTATTATCACTATGTCCTGAAGCCCCTGAGCAACTcataatttatgatttattttcttttcttaagtTGAAAAATGTGGAACTAGTAGATTAATTTTGCAACCGCACATGATTTGCTAGGTATTGCATTTGAAAGGAGACAGGAAGGACTTTGATTTTGTCAAATCCAGTCTCTCAGCTAAAGGCTTCGATGTTGTTTATGATATAAATGGTATGCAATGCCTTATCTATGCAATGTGTTATTGCTTAATCCATCCAAGATACTAAGTTTTATtgtcctttcttttcttaacaAATTTTTAGGACGTGAGGCCGATGAAGTTGCACCTATATTGGATGCTCTACCAAATTTAGAACAGTAAGAAGCTCTGAACAGTCTATAGATGATATTGCCTACATTTTATTGGGCTATACTCTTTATCAGTGCTTTTGTTTTAACACACTGCttgatgtaatttttattctgGTTATACTTGAGTTACTAAATTAGTTACCACAGACTGAAATTTTCGGAAAGTAAATTATCATATTGCAAAACTGGGAATGTCACATGGAactgcattttattttattttattttttaatggaaattcattaatgaaattatactcTCTTCCTGTTCTTCATCTATAGCTTTTGCAATCTAAACTTGTGCTAATTTTCAGGTTCATATACTGTTCTTCAGCTGGAGTTTACCTCAAATCTGATCTTTTACCACACTCTGAGGTAGGCTTTATGTCACTATCCTTTAAGTTGGTTGTTCATGCAATATGATAATGAATATGAAATGAGCATAGGCAATATCACAAATTCTGTAAGTTCGTGTGATAGAACAAAAGTGATTCAGAATGATAGCATGATGTTGGAAGATTCCAAAAGCAAATTAGAAAGACCTCTGTGAAAAATtgataagaataaaaaaaaagagtacaaGGCATGAACTTCTATAACTTAGATTGAGAACTACTTTTACCCTCTTCTGTTAAACAACTGTTTGGATATCATTGCAATCTTATTAGTGTGGTTTACTTTTGATCTACACATGGCTTCAAGTCCATTAGAACAATCTGTAGCTTTTTGTATTGTTTAGTTATGTAAATAACTAAGACTTGCCTTGTCTTATTTGGTCTTCCAGAATTAACTCTGCTTACTGAACACTCAAGAATTATGTAGTTTTGGTGGAATTAGATTGCATATCTCTTCTAATTATTTGCTTTTTGCTAACAGAAAGATGCAGTTGACCCAAAGAGCAGGCATAAGGGAAAGCTTGAAACAGAGAGCTTACTAGAATCAAGTGGTGTTAACTGGACTTCCATAAGGCCAGTGTACATCTATGGACCCTTAAACTACAACCCTGTTGAAGAGTGGTTCTTTCACCGGTTGAAAGCAGGGCGCCCAATTCCAATCCCCAACTCAGGAATCCAAATAACTCAACTTGGTCATGTAAAGGTTAGTCATTTATTATCCCATCAGGCGATTAGGACTAAGCCAATTCAAGGAAGAGAAACTTTCAATAAAATCCAGGCAGTCAAAATCAATTAAAGTCTGCACTTCGTTTTTCTGTTAGTACAGAAGCTTTTCCTTGAAACTGCTCAtatcatctttatttttcattttctactGGTCAAATTACATgctatttcttaaatttgctTGCAGGATTTGGCAAAGGCATT
Coding sequences within:
- the LOC8269848 gene encoding psbP domain-containing protein 1, chloroplastic — its product is MATILDSFLPPVHLTSPTRPAFLSSWFSCSLPISADSTRCTSISCKNQPTKAFAVPRRSTMALIFSSCILSEVGFHSSALAQSSVGFREYIDTFDGYSFKYPKNWIQVRGAGADIFFRDPYVLDENLSVEMSSPSSSKYTSVEDLGPPQEAGKKVLKQYLTEFMSTRLGVRRESDILSTSSRVADDGKLYYQVEVNIKSYANNNEMAVMPQDRVVRLEWNRRYLSVLGVENNRLYELRLQTPENVFVEEENDLRQVMESFRVNKV
- the LOC8269849 gene encoding AP-3 complex subunit mu; the protein is MLQCIFLLSDCGEVILEKQLTGHRVDRSICDWFWNQAISQDDSFKQQSVIASPTHYLFQIVREGITFLACTQVEMPPLMAIEFLCRVANILSDYLEGLNEDLIKDNFVIVYELLDEMIDNGFPLTTEPNILREMIAPPNIVSKMLSVVTGNSSNVSDTLPNATSSCVPWRTTDVKYANNEVYVDLVEEMDAIINRDGVLMKCEIYGELQVNSHITGVPDLTLSFTNPSILDDVRFHPCVRFRPWESHQILSFVPPDGLFKLMSYRVKKLKTVPIYVKPQLTSDAGTCRINLMVGIKNDPGKMIDSINVQFHLPPCILSADLTSNHGVVNVLSNKMCVWSIDRIPKDKTPSLSGTLVLETGLERLHVFPIFQLSFRIQGVALSGLQIDKLDLKVVPNRLYKGFRALTRAGLYEVRS
- the LOC8269850 gene encoding Golgi apparatus membrane protein-like protein ECHIDNA: MDLNQPPGENYANPRTCFFHVLFKAAALAFYILSALFINNFVILFVVTVFLAALDFWVVKNVSGRILVGLRWWNEINDLGESVWKFESLDQESMARLNKKDSWLFWWTLYLTAVAWIVLGIFSLIRFQADYCLIIGVCLTLSVANIIGFTKCKKDAKKQFQQFASQTIANRFSSTIQSAFSVV
- the LOC8269852 gene encoding chloroplast stem-loop binding protein of 41 kDa b, chloroplastic, giving the protein MARLITIQQQTQPSFSLLTSSLSSDFNGTRLHTQIQCKRRVWQAKGALQVTASSSKNILIMGGTRFIGVFLSRLLVKEGHQVTLFTRGKAPITQKLPGESDQDYADFSSKVLHLKGDRKDFDFVKSSLSAKGFDVVYDINGREADEVAPILDALPNLEQFIYCSSAGVYLKSDLLPHSEKDAVDPKSRHKGKLETESLLESSGVNWTSIRPVYIYGPLNYNPVEEWFFHRLKAGRPIPIPNSGIQITQLGHVKDLAKAFIQVLGNEKASKQVFNISGEKYVTFDGLARACAKAGGFPEPEIVHYNPKEFDFGKKKAFPFRDQHFFASVDKAKHVLGWEPEFDLVEGLADSYNLDFGRGTFRKEADFTTDDMILGKSLVLQS